A genomic window from Anthocerotibacter panamensis C109 includes:
- the purB gene encoding adenylosuccinate lyase yields the protein MIERYSLPAMSQIWSEQQKYHNWLTVEIAACQALTELGEVPPEALAEIQTKANFSVERIQVLEHELKHDVIAFLTNVNEYVGEAGRYIHMGMTSSDVLDTALALQLVQAIDLLLETLADCIATLTRRAEAERHTLMVGRTHGIHAEPITFGFKLCGWIAELQRHQERLEQVRVRLAVGKFSGAVGTFAHLSPRVEEIACAQLGLKPDRCSTQVISRDHHAEYCQVLALIAASLERFCVELRNLQRTDVLEVEEYFSKGQKGSSAMPHKRNPVTSEQLCGLARLIRSNSLAALENMPLWHERDISHSSVERVILPDSSILLHYMLVKFDDLMANLLVHPHNMKRNLEVYGGVIFSQKVLLALVKKGLSREDAYRIAQTHAHTAWNQPGGDFGAQLRADPEVQRYLSERELTECFDASLQLQHLDEVFERVLAKTS from the coding sequence ATGATCGAACGCTATAGCCTCCCTGCCATGTCCCAGATCTGGAGTGAGCAGCAGAAATACCACAACTGGCTCACCGTCGAGATCGCTGCCTGTCAAGCCCTCACTGAACTAGGGGAGGTCCCCCCTGAGGCTCTAGCCGAGATCCAGACCAAGGCCAACTTCTCCGTCGAACGGATCCAGGTGTTGGAGCACGAACTGAAACACGATGTCATCGCCTTTTTGACCAATGTGAATGAATATGTAGGCGAGGCAGGCCGCTATATCCATATGGGGATGACTTCCTCGGATGTGCTGGATACAGCCCTCGCCCTACAACTGGTCCAAGCTATAGACCTACTCCTCGAGACTCTGGCTGACTGCATTGCCACGCTCACCCGGCGTGCTGAAGCCGAACGCCATACGCTGATGGTGGGACGGACCCACGGGATTCATGCCGAGCCGATCACCTTTGGGTTTAAGCTATGTGGCTGGATTGCTGAGCTACAGCGCCATCAGGAACGGCTGGAGCAGGTGCGCGTCCGCTTGGCTGTCGGCAAATTCTCCGGGGCGGTGGGGACGTTTGCCCATCTCTCGCCCCGGGTCGAGGAAATTGCTTGCGCCCAGTTGGGTCTTAAGCCCGATCGTTGCTCGACCCAGGTCATCTCCCGCGACCATCACGCCGAATACTGTCAGGTCCTCGCCCTCATCGCTGCGTCCCTCGAGCGCTTCTGTGTAGAACTGCGTAACCTCCAGCGCACCGACGTCCTAGAAGTCGAGGAATATTTTAGCAAGGGGCAAAAAGGCTCGTCGGCCATGCCCCACAAGCGTAACCCCGTGACCTCCGAGCAACTCTGTGGCCTTGCCCGCCTCATCCGTAGTAACAGCCTTGCTGCGCTGGAAAATATGCCCCTTTGGCACGAGCGCGACATCTCCCACAGCAGTGTCGAACGGGTCATCCTTCCTGATTCCTCTATCTTGCTCCACTATATGTTGGTCAAGTTCGACGATCTGATGGCAAATCTGCTCGTCCATCCCCACAATATGAAGCGCAACCTGGAAGTCTACGGCGGGGTCATCTTCTCCCAAAAAGTTCTCCTTGCTTTGGTGAAGAAGGGGCTTTCTCGCGAGGATGCCTACCGCATTGCTCAGACCCACGCACATACTGCCTGGAATCAGCCGGGGGGCGATTTTGGGGCACAGTTACGCGCCGACCCCGAGGTGCAGCGCTATCTGAGCGAACGTGAACTTACTGAATGTTTTGATGCCAGCCTCCAACTCCAGCATCTGGATGAGGTCTTCGAGCGCGTGCTCGCCAAAACTTCGTGA
- the sppA gene encoding signal peptide peptidase SppA: MPQNLNRLLALILIVLCAAATLVGVGKATAPSTASDTLAFGDRLLLLTLEGAISGSASGSPLGADGSALGIRDRLLEAAKDERIKGVLLRIDSPGGTVGASEEVYNAVMAVRAKKPVVVSMGDVAASGGYYIAAAGDRIFANPGTLTGSIGVIISGYSASRLLSTLGVEPQVVKSGKFKDILSLNRALTPDERSLLQATINDTYNQFLQDVSKGRNKPIAQLRPLADGRIFTGRQAQALGLVDELGGQAEAKAALQKLARERFKIEEDLPFTEGPPGFSDFFRRIFSSNKLEIHTPAPALDLNNSLQPLWLAPGLRNLR; encoded by the coding sequence ATGCCACAGAACCTCAACCGTCTCCTAGCGCTGATCCTGATTGTCCTGTGTGCTGCTGCTACCCTTGTGGGCGTGGGCAAAGCGACGGCACCCAGCACAGCCTCGGATACCCTGGCTTTCGGTGACCGCCTGCTCCTGTTGACCCTGGAGGGTGCCATCAGCGGTAGCGCTAGCGGTAGCCCTTTGGGTGCGGATGGCTCAGCGCTGGGCATCCGCGACCGGCTCCTGGAGGCGGCCAAGGATGAGCGTATCAAAGGCGTCCTGCTGCGTATCGATAGCCCCGGCGGTACTGTGGGAGCGAGCGAAGAAGTTTACAACGCGGTTATGGCGGTGCGGGCCAAAAAGCCCGTCGTGGTCAGCATGGGCGATGTGGCTGCGAGTGGAGGGTACTACATTGCAGCGGCGGGGGACCGTATCTTCGCCAATCCAGGTACCCTGACGGGCTCCATCGGGGTCATTATTTCGGGGTACAGCGCAAGCCGTCTCCTGAGCACACTGGGGGTCGAGCCGCAGGTCGTCAAGTCCGGCAAATTTAAGGACATCCTGAGCCTCAATCGTGCCCTTACCCCCGATGAGCGGTCTTTGCTACAAGCGACCATCAACGACACGTATAATCAGTTTCTCCAGGATGTGTCGAAGGGGCGCAATAAGCCCATCGCACAACTTCGGCCCCTAGCCGATGGTCGAATCTTCACCGGGCGACAGGCTCAGGCGTTGGGTCTAGTCGATGAATTGGGCGGGCAGGCTGAGGCCAAAGCAGCGCTCCAAAAGTTGGCCCGCGAACGCTTTAAGATCGAGGAAGACTTACCCTTTACCGAGGGGCCACCCGGTTTTTCGGACTTCTTTCGGCGGATCTTCTCCTCGAATAAGTTGGAGATCCACACCCCCGCTCCCGCTTTAGACCTCAACAACTCCCTGCAACCGCTCTGGCTCGCCCCTGGACTTAGGAATTTAAGATGA
- a CDS encoding class I SAM-dependent methyltransferase: protein MALRIYLLPLCLGLTLVSCAPKPLTQAVTYEERTLHDPEGIGKFYMGREIANVMGFSGAAWLERASREQTEQPERVLQSLDLRPTDVVADIGAGTGYFTFRISPLVPQGKVLAVDVQPEMITVLTGLTKDRHIPNVTPILGTITDPKLPAQSVDLALMVDTYHELSHPREMMAGIVQALKPGGRVVLIEYRGEDGNIPIKALHKMTQEQARREMAGAGLVWQETKNFLPYQHLMVFSKPTS, encoded by the coding sequence ATGGCCCTGCGAATCTATCTGCTTCCCTTATGCCTCGGGCTGACTCTGGTCAGTTGTGCTCCAAAACCGCTGACCCAAGCGGTGACCTACGAGGAGCGGACCCTCCATGACCCGGAAGGCATTGGGAAGTTTTATATGGGCCGCGAGATCGCCAACGTTATGGGCTTTTCCGGGGCGGCGTGGTTGGAGCGGGCGAGCCGCGAACAGACAGAGCAGCCTGAGCGCGTCCTTCAGAGCCTCGACCTCCGGCCCACTGACGTGGTGGCTGATATCGGAGCCGGGACCGGATATTTCACCTTCCGCATCAGCCCGCTGGTTCCTCAGGGTAAAGTTCTGGCTGTGGATGTCCAACCCGAGATGATCACGGTCCTGACGGGCCTCACAAAAGACCGCCATATTCCCAATGTCACCCCGATTCTCGGCACGATAACCGACCCCAAACTCCCTGCTCAAAGCGTTGATTTGGCCTTGATGGTGGACACCTACCACGAACTCTCTCATCCTCGGGAGATGATGGCGGGTATCGTCCAAGCCCTCAAGCCGGGTGGACGCGTGGTCCTCATCGAATATCGAGGCGAGGACGGCAACATTCCGATTAAGGCACTCCACAAAATGACCCAGGAACAAGCCCGACGGGAGATGGCAGGAGCGGGTCTAGTCTGGCAAGAAACCAAAAATTTCTTGCCCTACCAGCACCTGATGGTTTTTTCTAAGCCTACAAGCTGA
- the purC gene encoding phosphoribosylaminoimidazolesuccinocarboxamide synthase: MTNTLLYEGKAKIIYATEEPGVLLAVFKDNATAFNAQKRGTIGNKGQVNATVSAQLFRFLAEQGVRNHFIDQPAPNQLRFRQLRMIPLEVVVRNVVAGSLCTRTGLPRGQVLLAPLVEFFYKNDSLGDPLFNDEHIALLELATPAQLAQIRTSALAVNEWLRAFYAQRGIRLIDFKLEYGWDEAGQLSLGDELSPDNCRLWDIDGDRVLDKDRFRLDMGGVDQSYYEVMQRVLQL; encoded by the coding sequence ATGACCAATACGCTGCTCTATGAGGGCAAGGCTAAGATTATTTACGCCACGGAGGAACCGGGAGTCCTGCTCGCGGTTTTCAAGGACAACGCGACGGCCTTCAATGCCCAAAAGCGAGGGACCATCGGCAATAAGGGCCAGGTAAACGCCACCGTTTCCGCGCAGCTTTTTCGCTTTTTGGCCGAGCAGGGGGTCCGCAACCATTTTATCGACCAGCCTGCCCCTAACCAGTTGCGCTTCCGGCAGTTGCGGATGATCCCTCTGGAAGTGGTAGTCCGCAACGTAGTCGCAGGCTCGCTGTGCACGCGTACAGGACTGCCTCGGGGCCAAGTCCTTCTTGCTCCTTTGGTGGAGTTTTTCTATAAGAACGATAGCCTCGGCGATCCTCTTTTCAACGATGAGCACATCGCGCTATTAGAACTCGCTACTCCTGCGCAACTGGCTCAGATCCGTACTTCAGCCCTAGCCGTGAACGAGTGGTTGCGGGCTTTTTATGCCCAAAGGGGCATCCGGCTTATCGATTTCAAGCTGGAGTATGGCTGGGATGAAGCGGGTCAACTGTCTCTGGGCGACGAACTGAGCCCGGACAACTGCCGCCTGTGGGACATCGATGGTGACCGGGTCCTGGACAAGGACCGCTTCCGCCTCGATATGGGTGGGGTAGACCAGTCCTACTACGAGGTCATGCAGCGGGTCCTCCAACTGTGA
- a CDS encoding Fur family transcriptional regulator translates to MDTQQRWTRGQKTVLEVLQGKEHLLSAQQIYTQLRDTPQEVGLATVYRALEMLVTRGRIQAISIGEDQQTYYQIKGSHRHGSHHLICRVCKRVVPLPACPVGELEHQLSRQHHFTIDYHVLDFFGLCHACAALP, encoded by the coding sequence ATGGACACACAACAGCGTTGGACCCGCGGGCAAAAGACAGTACTGGAAGTTCTCCAGGGCAAAGAACACCTTTTGTCTGCCCAGCAAATCTACACGCAATTGCGCGATACTCCACAGGAAGTGGGTCTTGCCACGGTCTATCGGGCCTTGGAGATGTTGGTCACCCGAGGCCGCATCCAAGCGATCAGCATCGGCGAGGATCAACAGACGTATTATCAAATCAAAGGCAGCCACCGCCACGGCAGCCATCACCTGATCTGCCGGGTCTGTAAGCGGGTGGTCCCACTCCCAGCGTGCCCGGTTGGTGAATTAGAGCATCAGCTCTCGCGACAGCACCATTTCACCATTGACTATCATGTGCTAGATTTCTTCGGGCTGTGCCACGCTTGTGCGGCCCTTCCCTAG
- a CDS encoding DUF1825 family protein has product MGFFDSPIVQEEAHRFMVDYQSLVALGSNYGKFDRVGKEMYIQQMEELLDRYSIFMKRMDLSDDFQAQVAMKDLQEQLKTFGIQPQQMFEHMTLRLRQMKQEIR; this is encoded by the coding sequence ATGGGATTTTTCGACTCGCCCATTGTGCAGGAAGAAGCCCATCGTTTCATGGTTGATTATCAAAGCCTGGTGGCCTTGGGCAGCAACTACGGCAAATTCGACCGAGTCGGCAAGGAAATGTACATCCAGCAAATGGAAGAACTGCTAGACCGCTACTCCATTTTTATGAAACGCATGGACCTGTCCGACGACTTCCAGGCACAAGTTGCGATGAAGGATTTGCAAGAGCAACTAAAAACCTTCGGAATCCAGCCCCAGCAGATGTTTGAGCACATGACACTCAGACTGAGACAGATGAAGCAAGAAATCCGGTAA
- a CDS encoding nuclease-related domain-containing protein: MHLLDSTTNRPGRNTRQLEARRTNRALGLAAATVLLAVLAVALLLFSPIAVFLAAPLLFLSIFIGNRLNQQSLLVYNARRGAQAEEQVGRALEENFPDWRIYHNLLLPDLGDMDHLAVGPGGVVLVETKSQRGTLVISRGRLGFRQPLGTRWSGKDLVNQVRKLSDLLKQKQLPVTSWLCFPFAQVKPLKVRGVHLVDLEGLITSIRALPLILTPEQVEDACLVIQDLQGMRML, from the coding sequence ATGCACCTCTTGGACAGCACCACCAACCGCCCCGGTCGTAATACGCGCCAACTTGAGGCGCGGCGGACTAACCGAGCTTTGGGCCTAGCTGCGGCGACAGTGCTCTTGGCCGTACTTGCTGTCGCGTTGTTGCTGTTTAGCCCAATCGCGGTATTTCTGGCAGCGCCACTACTTTTTCTCTCTATTTTTATTGGTAACCGGCTCAATCAGCAGAGTCTCCTAGTCTACAATGCCCGCCGGGGTGCTCAAGCAGAAGAACAGGTGGGCCGCGCCCTAGAAGAAAATTTTCCCGATTGGCGAATCTATCACAACCTTTTGCTCCCAGACTTGGGTGATATGGACCATTTGGCAGTCGGTCCCGGCGGGGTGGTGCTCGTCGAAACCAAGAGCCAGCGCGGTACTCTGGTTATATCTCGGGGCCGTCTGGGTTTCCGGCAGCCCCTAGGTACCCGTTGGTCAGGTAAAGACTTGGTCAATCAGGTCCGCAAGCTCAGCGATTTATTGAAGCAAAAGCAACTCCCTGTCACATCCTGGCTATGCTTCCCCTTCGCTCAGGTCAAACCGCTCAAAGTCCGGGGGGTGCACCTGGTAGACCTGGAGGGCCTGATTACCAGTATCCGTGCATTGCCGCTGATCTTGACTCCAGAGCAAGTCGAGGATGCCTGTCTGGTCATCCAGGATTTGCAAGGTATGCGCATGCTTTAA
- the topA gene encoding type I DNA topoisomerase: protein MSKTLVIVESPAKAKTISKILGKGYVVKASAGHVRDLPQKEMGVDVNDNFAPKYVIIPKKEDIVKELHDSAEGAIAVYLAPDPDREGEAIAWHLSQLLEVPPERLKRIEFHEITQDAVRRAVDNPRPIDINRVDAQQARRVLDRLVGYKISPLLWKKIQRGLSAGRVQSVALRLICDRNREIDAFVSKEYWTLAVNLHKEGQKRAFSAELVKWAGKKPDLNTQADTDAIQQALVGAPFTVQSVKNKERKKEPSAPFITSTLQREAANALNFTVKRTMKIAQELYEGIELGSEGPVGLITYMRTDSTRIAQEAQEACAAFIEEQYGKKYLPAQARQGKAAKGGQDAHEAIRPTTVGRDPEQLKAHLSAEQYKLYRLIWQRFVGSQMAAQTLATRTVETEASGHQKALFRASDTQTVFDGYTRVYQEAEQEADDSQRLPELTQGETLVFQEFLPKQHFTQPPAYYSEATLVKTLEELGIGRPSTYAPTISTVVDRGYVVKTGRSLTPTPLGLTVSDQLTQYFPDIVDTDFTAQMESQLDAIERGERPWTVTLGEFYEPFLKTLTAATEEMDRVLIVTDYLCEKCGLPMVQKSSKYGNFLGCSGYPACKHTHPLTKENIPAPKDRPAPGESCTECGHEPMIIAFGPYGEYLKCPQCSAKRRLLKKTGVICPKCHTGDLVERKSRFGRFFYGCSTYPTCDFSLWQKPLPKPCPKCNGIVVLKPRKRTEDIASCTQCDFIDEAVTFMGESEVQPA, encoded by the coding sequence ATGAGTAAAACGCTCGTTATTGTCGAATCTCCAGCCAAAGCCAAGACCATCAGTAAAATCCTGGGCAAGGGCTACGTGGTCAAAGCTTCGGCGGGCCACGTCCGCGATCTGCCCCAAAAAGAAATGGGTGTGGATGTGAACGACAACTTTGCCCCCAAGTACGTCATCATTCCCAAAAAAGAAGATATTGTCAAAGAACTGCACGACTCCGCCGAAGGAGCTATTGCGGTCTACTTGGCTCCAGACCCTGATCGCGAAGGGGAGGCCATCGCTTGGCACCTCTCTCAACTATTGGAAGTCCCGCCGGAGCGGCTCAAGCGCATCGAGTTTCACGAAATCACCCAGGATGCGGTCCGAAGAGCGGTCGATAACCCCCGCCCCATCGATATCAACCGCGTCGATGCCCAACAGGCTCGCCGCGTCCTCGACCGTCTGGTGGGCTACAAAATCTCACCGCTGTTGTGGAAAAAGATCCAGCGCGGGCTCTCAGCAGGCCGGGTCCAATCCGTAGCCCTGCGCCTTATCTGCGACCGCAATCGAGAAATCGATGCCTTTGTAAGCAAAGAGTACTGGACCTTGGCGGTCAACCTCCACAAAGAAGGCCAAAAACGGGCCTTCAGTGCTGAACTAGTCAAGTGGGCGGGCAAGAAACCAGACCTCAACACCCAGGCTGATACCGACGCTATCCAACAAGCCCTAGTTGGCGCTCCCTTTACCGTGCAGTCGGTCAAAAACAAAGAGCGCAAAAAAGAACCCTCTGCACCTTTTATTACCTCCACCCTCCAGCGCGAAGCAGCCAACGCGCTGAATTTCACCGTCAAGCGGACCATGAAGATCGCCCAGGAACTCTACGAGGGCATAGAGCTGGGCTCCGAAGGACCCGTGGGACTCATCACCTACATGCGTACCGACTCGACGCGCATTGCCCAGGAAGCCCAGGAAGCTTGTGCAGCTTTCATTGAGGAGCAGTACGGCAAAAAATATCTTCCGGCCCAAGCACGTCAAGGCAAAGCAGCTAAGGGTGGTCAGGACGCCCACGAAGCCATCCGCCCCACCACCGTCGGACGTGACCCAGAGCAACTCAAAGCCCACCTCAGTGCAGAACAATATAAGCTCTATCGCTTGATTTGGCAGCGCTTCGTCGGCTCCCAGATGGCTGCACAGACGCTGGCGACGCGGACCGTCGAGACCGAAGCCTCCGGCCACCAAAAAGCCCTGTTTCGCGCTTCGGATACCCAGACCGTTTTTGACGGCTATACTCGGGTCTACCAGGAGGCAGAACAGGAGGCAGACGATTCCCAGCGCCTACCCGAACTGACACAAGGCGAAACCCTCGTCTTCCAGGAGTTCCTCCCCAAGCAGCACTTTACCCAACCCCCTGCCTACTATTCGGAAGCTACGCTGGTCAAGACCTTGGAGGAACTGGGTATCGGTCGCCCTAGTACCTATGCCCCGACGATCTCGACCGTTGTGGACCGGGGCTATGTGGTCAAAACGGGACGCTCCCTCACCCCTACCCCCTTGGGCCTAACCGTGAGCGATCAGTTGACCCAGTACTTCCCGGATATTGTAGACACGGACTTCACCGCCCAAATGGAATCCCAACTCGATGCCATCGAGCGCGGCGAACGGCCTTGGACTGTGACCTTGGGCGAGTTCTACGAACCGTTTCTCAAGACGCTGACCGCCGCTACCGAGGAGATGGACCGGGTCTTGATCGTGACGGATTATCTCTGCGAAAAATGCGGCTTGCCCATGGTCCAGAAATCGAGCAAGTACGGCAACTTCCTGGGCTGCTCCGGCTACCCCGCCTGCAAACATACCCACCCGCTGACCAAAGAAAACATCCCCGCGCCCAAAGACCGCCCTGCTCCTGGTGAAAGCTGTACCGAGTGCGGTCACGAGCCGATGATCATCGCCTTTGGCCCCTATGGTGAGTATCTCAAGTGCCCGCAATGTAGCGCCAAGCGCCGCCTGCTCAAAAAAACCGGGGTCATCTGTCCTAAGTGCCATACCGGGGACCTTGTCGAACGCAAGTCCCGCTTCGGGCGGTTCTTCTACGGCTGTAGCACCTATCCCACCTGCGACTTCTCGCTATGGCAAAAGCCCCTGCCCAAGCCCTGTCCCAAGTGCAACGGCATCGTCGTGCTCAAACCACGCAAACGTACTGAAGACATCGCTTCTTGTACGCAATGTGACTTCATCGACGAGGCTGTGACCTTTATGGGCGAGAGCGAAGTCCAACCAGCTTAA
- a CDS encoding ChaN family lipoprotein, with translation MGWTRRRWLQTALGTLAAWRNPVYANEFSALSTPAEATQLATFEDSQTQALQYLVSHRDGTDLLYAVDYHFLSVFNTVSADDLKTMADLVTRDLPHSKTRQRFLEQCLEYCRTTDVMANQTKLQELTQGRRQGSLFMEFYRTQTFDERNQSIDRFTKILLPQRQHLDLSPVLEGAEVVFFGESHSEQGTKDYLKTHLEMLKERGFGAFALEFVSGDEQDFLDSYRPIARDQLLKRILWKEPQPYADLIDRMIAMDIRPIGIGQGSKHLPPANGFVTENRNFQLAHYLMEYLRQPNKTRIAVLTGANHAGYSQDTFEGFQVLTRTHPVPDIPTLVKRYFPHIKVHTAIFEGSNVTPPRALPNPDGGPIRYWRTVKSEIALLGAGKEPFMVALPSTLDDRPLTDWERRYDFYLHLPQV, from the coding sequence ATGGGGTGGACCCGTCGTCGTTGGTTACAGACCGCTTTGGGTACTTTGGCTGCTTGGCGTAACCCGGTCTATGCGAACGAATTTTCGGCCCTGAGTACCCCTGCTGAAGCAACGCAGCTTGCTACCTTTGAGGACTCCCAGACCCAAGCGCTCCAATATCTGGTCTCCCACCGTGACGGGACTGACCTGCTCTATGCCGTGGACTACCATTTCCTGAGCGTTTTTAATACCGTCAGCGCTGACGACCTCAAGACCATGGCGGACCTCGTGACCCGTGATCTCCCCCACAGTAAGACCCGTCAGCGCTTCTTGGAACAGTGCCTGGAGTACTGCCGGACTACGGATGTCATGGCTAATCAGACGAAACTCCAAGAGTTGACCCAAGGGCGTCGCCAGGGTAGCTTGTTCATGGAATTTTACCGGACCCAAACTTTTGACGAGCGCAACCAGAGCATTGACCGCTTCACTAAGATCCTGCTACCCCAACGGCAGCACCTTGACCTGAGCCCAGTGCTAGAGGGAGCCGAGGTAGTCTTTTTTGGGGAATCGCACAGCGAACAGGGGACGAAAGACTACCTCAAAACTCATCTGGAAATGCTTAAGGAGCGCGGATTCGGAGCCTTTGCCCTGGAATTCGTCTCCGGGGATGAGCAGGACTTCCTCGACAGCTACCGCCCCATAGCCCGCGACCAACTCCTCAAGCGCATCCTCTGGAAAGAACCCCAGCCCTACGCCGACCTCATTGACCGCATGATAGCTATGGATATCCGCCCCATCGGCATCGGTCAGGGCAGCAAACACCTGCCCCCCGCCAACGGCTTTGTCACCGAGAACCGCAACTTCCAACTCGCACACTACCTGATGGAATATTTGCGGCAACCCAACAAAACCCGCATTGCCGTCTTGACCGGAGCCAACCACGCGGGCTATTCCCAGGACACTTTTGAGGGTTTCCAAGTCCTCACGCGCACCCACCCCGTCCCGGATATTCCTACGCTGGTCAAGCGCTACTTCCCGCACATCAAGGTCCACACCGCCATCTTTGAGGGCAGCAACGTCACCCCGCCGCGCGCACTCCCCAACCCTGATGGCGGTCCTATCCGCTATTGGCGCACGGTCAAGAGCGAAATTGCTCTGTTGGGTGCCGGAAAGGAACCGTTCATGGTCGCCCTTCCCTCCACCCTTGATGATCGCCCCCTCACCGATTGGGAGCGCCGCTACGACTTCTACCTCCACCTGCCGCAGGTTTAA
- a CDS encoding transglycosylase domain-containing protein → MAAPRRLLFFFLGGMTLTLGGLLVYLNLGLPDVRQVQNFRPDGSITMTARNGAVIYNQGSGPQQKTASQQLPEVLKKAAIASEDRRFYEHNGVDLMGIARALVSNVRQGELAEGGSTITQQLARVLFLSQDKNLGRKFQEALLALKLEQTYSKDEILTYYLNYSYFGSGAYGVADASHVYFNKPVSRLTLNEAALLIGLLPAPSIYSPINNPDLARKRRDIVLERMTRAGFITENQRREAMARAPRYRFNRVDRSANAYFTTYVLDQLPNFIDKDVLENGGLTVETTLDVQAQSTAQSTLRRRLQAQRRVEQGAVVSLDPATGEVRALVGGVDYEASKFNRATQARRQPGSAFKTFVYLTALEQGYAPTLTYVDRPIAINGYQPRNADGEYRGAMNLMDALAQSRNPIAVQLLLDVGIDRTIATCRRLGITTPLSNNASLALGSSEVQLLEFTSAYAVLANGGVRIPPWAIRRVKNRQGETIYEARPHGERVVASDIAWMMTQFLAHVVATGTGRATDVPFPAAGKTGTTDGGRDLLFVGYTPKLVTGVWLGNDDSRPTGASSRLAAQIWGAYMRQITPADSPDFAVPPGLRPETHDLILAALEGFTSERDQPFSSSESWTEQPIPQAEEAPAPDEEPTFDSGLAALDPLSDCYDRETRLRDRRCRNRKN, encoded by the coding sequence ATGGCTGCACCACGTCGGCTGCTGTTCTTTTTCCTGGGGGGTATGACGCTGACCCTAGGCGGTTTACTGGTCTATCTGAACTTGGGGCTGCCGGACGTGCGGCAGGTACAAAATTTCCGTCCCGATGGCAGCATCACGATGACCGCCCGCAATGGCGCGGTGATCTACAACCAAGGGAGCGGTCCCCAACAAAAGACAGCCTCGCAGCAATTGCCGGAAGTCCTCAAAAAAGCTGCTATTGCCAGCGAGGACCGCCGTTTTTATGAGCACAACGGTGTGGACCTGATGGGTATCGCTCGTGCCCTCGTGAGTAATGTACGCCAAGGCGAACTAGCAGAAGGCGGGAGCACGATCACCCAACAGTTGGCGCGCGTCCTCTTTCTCAGTCAGGATAAGAACCTCGGGCGCAAGTTTCAAGAAGCCCTACTCGCCCTCAAGCTCGAACAGACCTACAGTAAAGACGAAATTCTCACCTATTATCTCAACTACAGCTATTTCGGAAGCGGTGCCTATGGCGTTGCGGATGCCAGCCATGTCTACTTCAACAAACCCGTCTCCCGCCTGACCCTCAACGAAGCCGCGCTCCTTATTGGGCTGCTGCCTGCCCCTAGCATCTATAGTCCGATTAATAATCCCGACCTCGCCCGCAAGCGCCGCGATATCGTCCTCGAACGGATGACCCGCGCCGGGTTTATTACCGAGAATCAGCGCCGAGAAGCTATGGCTCGCGCACCCCGCTACCGGTTTAACCGGGTTGACCGCAGTGCCAATGCCTACTTCACCACCTATGTCCTAGATCAGTTGCCCAATTTTATCGATAAAGATGTTTTAGAGAACGGGGGGCTGACCGTGGAGACCACACTGGATGTCCAAGCCCAAAGCACCGCCCAAAGCACGCTGCGCCGCCGCCTCCAAGCCCAGCGTCGGGTGGAGCAAGGCGCGGTTGTGAGCCTCGACCCGGCTACGGGAGAAGTCCGTGCCCTGGTGGGTGGGGTGGATTATGAGGCGAGTAAATTTAACCGGGCGACCCAAGCTCGTCGTCAGCCCGGTTCAGCTTTTAAGACGTTTGTGTATCTCACGGCTCTAGAGCAGGGTTACGCCCCCACGCTCACCTATGTGGACCGTCCGATTGCTATTAATGGCTACCAGCCCAGAAATGCCGACGGGGAATACCGGGGTGCGATGAACCTGATGGATGCCCTGGCTCAATCACGCAATCCCATTGCCGTGCAGCTACTCCTGGACGTGGGGATTGACCGGACTATTGCCACTTGCCGCCGCTTGGGTATCACCACTCCTCTATCCAACAATGCCAGTCTGGCTTTGGGCTCTTCTGAGGTACAACTGCTGGAATTCACCAGCGCCTATGCTGTTCTCGCCAACGGGGGCGTGCGTATTCCCCCTTGGGCTATTCGCCGGGTCAAAAACCGTCAAGGCGAGACGATCTACGAAGCCCGTCCCCACGGTGAACGTGTTGTAGCTTCGGACATTGCCTGGATGATGACCCAGTTTCTTGCGCATGTCGTCGCCACGGGGACCGGACGGGCTACCGATGTGCCGTTTCCAGCAGCCGGGAAGACCGGGACTACAGACGGCGGGCGGGATTTACTCTTTGTGGGCTACACGCCCAAGCTGGTGACTGGGGTGTGGTTGGGCAATGATGATAGCCGTCCGACGGGAGCTTCCAGCCGCCTTGCCGCCCAAATCTGGGGAGCCTACATGCGCCAGATCACCCCTGCCGACAGCCCAGACTTCGCAGTGCCCCCCGGTCTCAGACCCGAGACCCATGACCTGATCCTCGCTGCTCTAGAGGGTTTCACCAGCGAACGAGACCAACCTTTTAGCTCCTCTGAGTCGTGGACCGAACAGCCCATCCCCCAAGCTGAAGAGGCTCCAGCACCCGACGAGGAACCCACCTTTGACTCCGGGCTCGCGGCTTTGGACCCCCTGTCCGACTGCTATGACCGCGAAACCCGACTGCGTGACCGCCGCTGCCGCAACCGCAAGAACTAA